From the genome of Seriola aureovittata isolate HTS-2021-v1 ecotype China chromosome 18, ASM2101889v1, whole genome shotgun sequence:
acagctctgtgtgtttgctggatactgaggtggaggagaagctCATCAAAACAGGGCGAGAACTGCCCGGGGGCttaataatgtgttttccaAGAGGAATCATAACCATCTGGACAAATAGCCGGGAAATACTCATACCAGTAATCCTGAAATCTGAGCCAGACCTTAGttaatgaatacattttgaattgtttttctttccccctttttcttccctcaaaataaatgactgaaaacccGATTGTTTCTAAAAGCAATCTTATCTCACCTGAGCGTCACCGTTCCAACAGAAGAATGAAGACTGTAACGACGAGTTTTCAGCAGGATACTCTGGTTGAAATGTTCCCACGCCGATATCGTTTCCTCTCAGATGACCCAAACTGACGCTGCCCACCCCTGGGCAGGCAGCCATGTGAGTGCTGGGGCTGGACATCATCGTCTGGCTGATGCCTGGATGGGACAGGGTAAAGGGTGGGGCATTTGTGGTGGCCCCTGCAACATGTGCAGGCCCTCTGGAGCATGTGGGCCCCAGGAGAGGCCTATTCCGTCTGGCAGGAACAAGAGCAGCGTTCGGTATGTGACCTTCTCTGTTTTCATAAATGCAGCTGCCAGGTAATCTCTGTGTTTGCGGGTGGAACGACTGAGCTGTCGAGTTCACGCTGCCTGGCGTGTGTGAGgaatgtgaaagtgtgtgatgGTGAAAACTTTgcggcagctgctgctgttgttgtagttgttgctgtTGCCACACTGAAGGGCCCCGAGGCAGTGGCCCCACGCAAGTCTGCTGTGAACCAGCGTGGTTTAGAGAATATTGCACACTCTGGTCCATCACCTCCAAGCCAGATTGATGGCTGCTCTGAATATTGTCGGCGTTGTGTGTCGATGGAAGCCAAGACTGATGTGTCACGCAGGATTGTGTTGAAACTCCATTGCCACAGTGGTGATTGCTGCTGCCCTGGTGAGTGTTGCGACACTGCGTGGGTGTTAGGGTGCTCGTCGTCCTGTGAGAAACAACTTCAGCGGCACCTTTCAGTCCGGTCGAATTACCAACATCACCAAGAATATTTCCCAACTGAGCCTGTTCTCCAAATCCACTCCGGTTTGATTTCATCGGCTGCCACTGTGGCTCACTATTCGAAAACCCAGGATGCTCACCTTGAATCATCCCAGAAACACAACACCCAGTCTGATCTGAGCCCTGAACCACAAAACCACTGGTCTCTCTCCTCAGAGCCTCCTCCACATACGAGAACACATCATTAGCCAGGGTGCAATTCAGTTCCCTCGTCGTGTCTTCCCTCTCTTTATTCATCCTGACCAGGGTGTTTTCCCAGTCCCTCagctccatctcctccacctcaAGACCCTCTATCACTCCATTCCCTATAGCTCCCAAAATCTGCTCCAGAGACTCAATCATGGCTTCTGATGTGAGATCCGCTGTGATAGAGCCCTTCTGTAAAGTCTGGATCTGACCCGGCACACTGAGCAGAGCGTGGCTGTCCAGGAAGGCTTGTTCCAAGGTCGGCTGGGGCTGTTCACAAACAGTGTCCTCTGTTTGGGAGAAGATTGGGAGCTTGGGACTGGGCTTCTCTGGCTGGGTGTAAACAGAGTGGTCCTGCCGGCGAAGGGATCCCAGGAGCGAGGCGGGGTCCAGAGGTTTCTCTTTTGTGGGCTCAGCGCCGGGGACAGGAGGAccaggagaggagaagacatCCAGAGAGACGTCGTACAGGACACCTTCGCCGGTGGCGAGGTTGAAGGGGAGTTGCTGTCTTCTCTGCAGCAAAtgttcctctccttcttcatttctgttgaaaaacagcagcaaaggtTAATATTagattacaaaaataataataaagagtgTCTGAAAGTCTTGTAAGAAACATTTCAGCATATTAAAGACAAGACTGTTCAGCAAGAGCCTGATTTGATCTGATTTAACTGAttagctaattaagctaactTTAGGCCCTTGCATTGATTGAAAACACTATGTCTGCCTGACTTCTTAATGTTTCCAGctgtcttgttttaaaatgtatcttAAATGATGGCTACATATTGTGCTAAAAGACTAAAGCCAAAGCTACAAAAAACCAGTTGATCCAGTGTAAACATCCCCAAGAGCAGGACAGagcggctaacgttagcttaaacTCAGGTAGCATCCAGGAAGGCTTTAGCGCTAGGGGGGAAATACTACTACACAGTGGATGTGCCAGTCATGACtatgtcttcttcttcaccccAAAAACtaatacaaaacacactgttaaatttttttcttacactttagctgttgtgtttttagcttTGGAGAGACTGCACAAAATACACCACTGTCCAAACTCTTTATGGACTAAATATTACTCTTACTAGTCAcgtacatgcacacagacatatgCATATACATGTACACAGTCAGTTTTATCTGACTTTATGctgattctgttttttatttattcaagttATTTATTTGAGCAGGGATAGGTTGTACAAATTAGCTTCAGCTAGATGTCCCATATCTGCTGCACTACTTATATGTACATAACAATATTTATCTGGTCACTCTTAAATCaacaagtttttattttgttagtgGTAGAGTCCGTCATTCCTGTGAAGGATTCAAATGACCTTCCTTCGCTTCAGGAATTCACAGGAAATTATAATCCggttactgtgtgtttacagttctATAGCTGCATCAAAgctactgctaatgctaacccAAGATTTCCTTCTGCCACTGCTTCATATTTAAAGCGTTCAACTGGCAAAATATGGGTTGACTTTTATTATGTTGTACtcaaaggaaaatatttttgttgttgcagacGAGTTTGTTTGGTTGCACCgtaaacatttacaacatttgcTCGTCATTTTCTGACAGAGCAGTGTTTGCAGTTGAAGTGAATTTGCTGTTGCCACAGTAATCCCAGGTGTTGGCAAAACAACCAGGACTAAAATGTGAAGGTTAGACAGCGATGCTTACGTGAGGGCTTTCTGACGAGCGATGATGAAGTCCGGTCTCCCTCCCTTGAAGACTATCCTGGCCGTGGCCTGTACCCACAACCAGTGTCCTGTTTTAGTCAGCAGCCTGAAGATGGTGAAGCCGCTGTCTCCGGTTTTAATcactgaggacagagcagaTGGATACAAGTAAGACCGACAATAATGTAACGttgacaacaaaaaaatacagaaaatagaGCCCTTATAGAATAACTCACTCCTGAGGTGGTTGTCGGCGCAGTACATCATGTCAGCAGCGTGGATGAACTGATAACCAGACCCTGTTGTGACCAGCTCCACCTCTGTATAACCCAAAACCAGCTTCCCTCtgaaaagaaatacacaaaggACACAATGGACAGACTGTTACAGGTAGAAAAGCTGGACTACATTGGgataatttcactttttgaataGGAGGCATTTGACACTTGTTGGttataaataatgaaatcaacATGTTGGAAGTTGCCTTTAATATTAGTCTCTTCATCTCAAAAAAAAGTCCTACCTGGTGTCTATGCCCAAAGGAGCAAAGTCCATTCTGTGTTTGGTTTGGAAGATGAGGGTCTTGGTGCGGATCTCCATAACCGAAGGAGTCTGCACAGGCGTGGCGATGGCGAACAGAGcaagctgaggaggaggagccaaGGTCCCATCAGCCCCGGCATTTCCTTGTAAATGCAGGTACTTCAGACGCCCATTGAAGTTCAGAGCCTGGAGAGGAGACACTTTTACATTAATGCATGTTGTTATAAACATATCAAATACATATCAATGGGAGTCTTATCCGTGATAGCGATGTTAcgttcatggttcccagaggaacTATCCTCGTGATTTTGCTTCTCAATGAGCCTGACGTTTGTGGTTTTGAGCCAGGGAGTGATTTCCACAGGAGATGGCAACTATTTGACTTCTCTGCCAAAATCCAGGCGAGAGGAGATCCGAGTTGATAAACATGTTGATACATTCATGTGAGTCATCCTCAGTTATTACTGCGCAACAATAAGGTAAACAGCATCAGCGTGGTGCCGTGTGTCCTTcgcctctgtttgtttttatcctgGCTTTTGTCTCTCAGGCTAAATACAGGCTGCCTGTTTTAATATGGGTCCAGTACATATGTGGGCACCTTCCCCTTTTAATACATCCATCATCACACCGGTACAAATAAGTGAATAGACAAgtgaacacaaacaataaataaaaatagactgtttgattttattgttgctCAGTGTAAACTGCTGCAAATCACTGTTTCAACtgactttaatttgtttttttaaatgacatgatTACTGAAGTTTTGTCCACCTTGCTGCAGGAGTGAATGAAACCATGTGCACCTttcagagggagggagattCAAACTATGCGTTCAGCcaaaagaaattattttctgatgaaataaaatgtcaaaactgtagattaaaaaaacaaaaaaaacatctttgctccacttctcctctcactcacttatattttttgttatattaCCATTActaaaagtaataaatactGTGCCAGTCTCTCAGAGCTGCTACAAAACGCTGTAGACTCTTGTTCAACGGATGCACGGATGACGTTACCAGGAATCCAGAGGCGTTGTCCAGGAGGCAGCGAAGGCGACAGCAGAAGCTTCTTTCCAGGAAAGAGGAGTTCTCTGGAGGGATGTACTGAGGCAAGAGGCTCTGAGAGCTGCCCAGAGATTTACTGCCGGACTGCCCATCTGCAGagagacatttcattttaaactggaACGTGTCTGTGCTGTGTCTCCCCATGTCTGTCCTTCTACCTTCATCACCAATGACACTCTGATACAAGTACAAGATCACAACTAACAAGCGGTTTTTAgttaatttagtttaattaatCTCTctgatttataataataataataacgataacTTCATTTATGtaacacctttaaaaacagagttaTAACAACAGAGAGCTGCTCAGTAAGGCCAAAATAAAGCAGGACAGAAATGGGGTAAAGTTAGAGAGAAAAGACATAAAGTACAATATGCGTCtgtataaacaaaaacaattggGGAGAGTagagacagtaaaaaaaaaacaattaaaaacaataaaagataaaataaaaagatgacatcacataaaagcaagtcCAATCAAAACAGGTTTTAAGAAGTGAAGTCACTGATTCTGTGTCACCTCCTGTGGCAGGTTGTTCAAAGTTGGAGCTTTAAAAGTGATCAGTGAAATCTTAAAATCAAATCTGAAATGGACAGGAAGCCAACGAAGAGAAGCAAGGACTGGGCTTGATGTGATGTCGTCCGTGAATCGTCTTTAAGTTCATGTTATCAAATTCAAACTCATTTCAAAACCcagagatattcagtttactgtcacataaGACAAAGCAAATCCTCTCAACTGACAAACTGGGAGAGGGGAATATTTTGCATCATTGCAtgaatgttttttgatgttatCAATTGATAAGAGCAGAGGCAGTTTAAGGAGGCAGTGCCCTCTGCTGTGACTATCAATCTAGATGGTTTTCAGGATGCCACCATTTTACTGGTTTTGTAGATTAATGtgcatcttgtgtttttttattctgtgaaTTACTGATTCATTTTATCTGGTCTTTGAAAATGATTCAGAtgaaacaaggaaacaaacaaaaaattctAGTGGACATATGCAGCCAGAAAGGAGTGATTGCAATAGAGATTGATCAGTTTTAAGATTTGAACCACTGATGAGTAAAGTCTTTACCCTTTGCTCTGACGTGTGTGTCGGTCTCACTGGGGTTGAGCGCGAAGTGGAGCTGACATTTGAACATCTCTCTGTCGTCCATGTGAACGAGATCAAACAGGCTCTGGTGGACGACGTCCGACTGGCGGCAGAGGGAggagttcattaaaaaaaaaaattcaaacacagtgcgcagaaatgtatttacaccACGTTCAGAGTCAGAGTTTCACCTGATGGAAGCCCAGGAAGTCCTGGATGGTCGGGGACGTGTAGAAGATCGTGCCGTCGGTCGTCACGACCAACACAAACCCGTGCAGAGCCTGCAGAAACAAcgggcacacatgcacatgactcctacaaacacagctgcacacaatGTCTACCGTGTGTTCTGTTACCGCACCTGCAGCAGAAGTTCTCCCTCTGAGAAACTGACTCCATCCAGGGACACGGTCTGTCCATTTCTGCTGTTTGCAGAGACAACAGGAGCTGACCTCGCATTTTTTTGGAGCGCCGCtgcagtaaacaacaacaacaacaacaacaacaaacaattcAGTCAAAAAATAACTTGTTCACACAACACTGAGTTTTTGCACAGACAAATTTTCAATGTCCAGAGTCTCAGCGATGGAGGGAACAAAGTTTAAAGGTCAGTTCACCAAAATTATTAACATGTTTTCTTTAGATATGAAACGATTAGTCAATGAATCAATCAGTCCAGAGAATACTGATTTCAAAATCAATCGGCAACTTTTTTCTTAATTGATTTACCAACAGGGATCTGACAAAATAAGACTTAGGAATGAGTCAACTTGAGCTGTGAGAAACTGACGATTTCACTCATTCTGCATTAATGaatcaacaaaaagaaaacagtggattaatcaataatcaaagcTGTGGTTAGCTGCAgtccttgtttttttccacttagCTTTACAAGTATTTATTCTAGTTTTTATTAAACAGTaccaaatgaaaatgtgaaacagacTCACAGCCTCAAACTGAATTCCATTCACCTCTATTCGCCACGAGTGAATTAAATCAAAACTATCCCTgaagattttttgtttgtatttgtgaacCAACCTTTTAATTTacagccattttttttcactgtggttCAGATATTATCGAAATCTGAATTCAGCTCTCAAGTCATGTGGCTTTCATTCGGGAACTTGTAAAACCAGCTGATATTTACATGAAatctagctttttttttttcatggtctGTGGATTTTGAGGCTCATTCAGCTAATTGCTTTGGTTTTACAGCAACTTTACAGTTTTGGTTCAATCTCATAGTGTcatttttggctgcagcaggcagctgttttcagagaaacagctcTAAAAAGCCACTGTCCACGACCTGCTCAGCATGAAATAGCAGTGAGAGAGCAGctgatgaacatagtggagcatttagcagcttaagagacagatatttccctcaggagctggtggagaccaaaaacagagtgaCTACTGGACACATGGGAGCTAAACTAATCTTCAACCTAAAAAGTGTCACCTTCTCTTTGGTTTGTCTTCTTAACCCTCCAAAATTTACTTTAAATTGactgtaattttaaaaaacttgTCATTGCATGCTATGGCTCTGGGAAAAAAGAAACGATTCTATTCAAAGTGAACAAAAGCGCTGTTGGGTATCCGACACATGCATGTGTCCTTGCTGCATCCCTGCTAATGTTTCACTGGTTTATTTGTGGAACAGACGAATCAGTGTGACTGACGTCCTGCAGGCCAAATGCAGGCGGCTTTTACCTCCATGAGCAGGAAAtcacacacagaacatgagaGCATGTGCTTTTTATGCACAAACATCTGCACAGTGTGAATGTAGaaacatattcagattcagaatcAGATGCAAATGGAGCACGAAATGCTGTATCTGCAGGGACGCTGAAAACTGGAGCTGTGCAGAaaatctcagttttattttgattgaacTGGACGGAGCAGAATTTTCCCTTTGTGTTAAaaagaagtgattttttttaagcttgAGCAAAATCTGGTGTAATCTAATCTGTGATCGCTGGCATTCAGTCAGCTAAGCAAtacctcctttcctttccctaCAGTAATGACTCTGTGGCACGCCAACAAACatccctcacccccccaccccacccccctcctgcctccctccctccctccccctttttaaaacaaa
Proteins encoded in this window:
- the LOC130186495 gene encoding aryl hydrocarbon receptor-like; this translates as MQGNGGVYAVKRRRKPVQKNLKPPPVKTNPSKRHRDRLNIELDRLTSLLPFSEEVRGRLDKLSVLRLSVGYLKVQSYFHAALQKNARSAPVVSANSRNGQTVSLDGVSFSEGELLLQALHGFVLVVTTDGTIFYTSPTIQDFLGFHQSDVVHQSLFDLVHMDDREMFKCQLHFALNPSETDTHVRAKDGQSGSKSLGSSQSLLPQYIPPENSSFLERSFCCRLRCLLDNASGFLALNFNGRLKYLHLQGNAGADGTLAPPPQLALFAIATPVQTPSVMEIRTKTLIFQTKHRMDFAPLGIDTRGKLVLGYTEVELVTTGSGYQFIHAADMMYCADNHLRMIKTGDSGFTIFRLLTKTGHWLWVQATARIVFKGGRPDFIIARQKALTNEEGEEHLLQRRQQLPFNLATGEGVLYDVSLDVFSSPGPPVPGAEPTKEKPLDPASLLGSLRRQDHSVYTQPEKPSPKLPIFSQTEDTVCEQPQPTLEQAFLDSHALLSVPGQIQTLQKGSITADLTSEAMIESLEQILGAIGNGVIEGLEVEEMELRDWENTLVRMNKEREDTTRELNCTLANDVFSYVEEALRRETSGFVVQGSDQTGCCVSGMIQGEHPGFSNSEPQWQPMKSNRSGFGEQAQLGNILGDVGNSTGLKGAAEVVSHRTTSTLTPTQCRNTHQGSSNHHCGNGVSTQSCVTHQSWLPSTHNADNIQSSHQSGLEVMDQSVQYSLNHAGSQQTCVGPLPRGPSVWQQQQLQQQQQLPQSFHHHTLSHSSHTPGSVNSTAQSFHPQTQRLPGSCIYENREGHIPNAALVPARRNRPLLGPTCSRGPAHVAGATTNAPPFTLSHPGISQTMMSSPSTHMAACPGVGSVSLGHLRGNDIGVGTFQPEYPAENSSLQSSFFCWNGDAQIPKIPLNGVVDSFAFPALPTGSINLSQNTGP